tcactaaggtgcgttaaaacgagcgctatttatagcacgtCTTATTTTATCgtgtcttaacacacgattcactaagaggatatttgcgttaattttgacgcgatgctgtttgcgttattaaagtcgcgaagactattttcgtgcagtatttgacacaacacgctaattaacacagcgcgcacaaattgccaccgcgtgcgaaaaaatgcacgccatattagccatacacgccattactttcggaaaactgctgttctgaaaatgaccatttccctgcaaactggaggctacatcactctacggccaacacagacttgaataaatcacactgcaaagtccatattgtgttgccaaaagctcatgaactgtacttttctataattaccgcctgccccaagtagatgttaattttcgcacagactaatgcgatatttagcgcgtctaagtgtttgtgaatcatgcgttagtattatctctgcgcgctaattaacgcaatgcgttaattttaacttaacgcatgcgataatactttagcgaatcacgcattTTTGTTCGCGTTAATTTTAATCGCagtttagtgaatcaacccttatgtgtggAGAAAAAGAGGCAAAGCACACCAACATCaaaacctcatcccaactgtgaagTATGGTGGCGGGGGCATCATGGTTTGGGGCTGCTTTGTTGCGTCAGGGCCTGGACAGATTGCTATCATCGAAGGAAAAATCAAGTTTATCAAGACATTTTGCAGGAGAACTTAAGGCCATCTGTCTACCAGCTGAAGCTCAGCAGAAGATGGGTGCTGCAACAGGAAAATGACTCAAAGCATAGAAGTAAACCAACAGTCCTGACCTCAACCCGTTTGAGGTGCTGTGGCATGACCTCAAGAAAGCGATTTACACCAGACATCCCAAgaatattgctgaactgaaacagtTCTGTAAAGAAGAATGGTCAAGAATTACCCCTGACCGTTGTGCACGTCTGATCtgcaactacaggaaacgtttggttGAAGTTATTGCTGCCAAATGAGGTTCAACCAGTTATTAAATCCAAgtgttcacatactttttccacctgcactgtgaatgtttaaaTGGTgcgttcaataaaaacatggaaacatttaattatttgtgtggtattagtttaagcagactgtgattgtctattgttgtgacttagatgaagatcagatcacattttatgaccaatttgtgcagaaatccatataattccaaagggttcacatacttttttttgCAACTGTATCTAGGggattgacagctaggattttgTACTAGTTTGGGGTTAAGTTATGGTTAAAAGTTAATAAAGCCTCAATTTCTTGCCACTGTGAAGCAAAAAACTTTGTAGCCAGTATAAGCTTTCTATCTATGTCATGGGCTCATAGGCTCAAACTAGGATATAAACTGACAGTCTACATAAGAACTCCATAACTGATTTTAAGAAAATTTCAAAACATCATTAATAGATAAAACGCACACTCACCTCCTTGTCTAGAATAGGCATTAACCTGTACTGGGGACCCGACTTGATTCTCATATACAGGATAAACCCATACAGTGTATTGCTGAAAAGGTTCAATATCTAGAAAGAAAATGAAGCAAAGGTCAAGTGTCTTAAAGAATAAAAACAGTGGTCAGGCTTTGTGCATTTCCTATTTCTACCTCCAGTTTAGTTAAGTACACTATTATTTAGATCATGGTTAAAGAAGGATCTGTTATACACAGTAGGGCAGCACAAACCATAAGCGTACAGTAGGACTGTAGTGTACACAAGGTATTTTCTGTTTATTCTATCCTTAAAAAATGCCATGTATGACTTTCCTATAGATTgcagttaaaataataataaataaaaaaatacaggcaGCTTTAAGTGTGGAAAATAATAGCGGTAATTTATAACCAGGTTTAGGAGGTAGAGTCACTGGCTGCAACGGGTCCTTGGCCTTAcctggggttgccaccttgtggctctaggtcagtgatccccaaccagtggctcgtgagcaacatgttgctccccaaccccttggatgttgctctcagtgcccccaaagaaggtagttatttttgaattcctgacttggtggcaagtttaggttgaataaaaacaagattaactgccaaataaagccccctgtaagataatagtgtgcatagaggctgcctaatagccaatcttagcccttatttggctcctccatgaacttttatggtgcttgtgttgctctccaagtatttttacatttgactgtggctcacgagtaagaaaggttggggatccctgctctaggtgCTCCAATCAGGGGGGTGGGTGCTGAAGTCACTGGAGGGAGCAGCATTGTCACAGGTGATGTATGGTGGTGGGCCATGACGTCAGGAGCGGGGCCGTTATGTGGCGATCGGTAATTGCCTGATTGCCACGACAGTCATGGAAAGCCCCGTCTGGGTTTACTAATTTTAAAAACTGGACAGGCAtttttgacccaaacagcccctccaaaaaccaggctgtcagGGTCAAAATGAACAGGCGGAAACCCTATTCTTTCCTtgaggacagggctggcctgcaccccTGATGTTGCAAAGTACTGTAGTAGTGCTTTTTAGATAAGCACCAAGGAGTGAACTTCTGCCAGTCAGTGGaaacgtttttgttttttttaaatataactaaAAAATATGTGTCTCTTTAAAGATATAATGTTCCTTGTTACTGCTGGGCTGCACTGTATTTCTCCCGTGCAGCATGTTGACAGGGGTTGCCTATTTCCACCTACCTCCTTCGCatatatatatgcagcgccaGAATGCTCAGTTCTCATATatgtataaaagtatatataaagtaaaatatatacacTGCACTATATACTTGATTGATGTATATTTCCTACCTTGCAAGATGGACATGCTGCTTCCTTCTGTCTCAGTTTTCCAGTTGAAGTCACTTTCCGGATGTTGTGAGCTTTTTCTCCACTCTAGCACATAGCTCTTAGCCATGGCTTGCAACTTCCACTTCACAGCAAGGCTGTGATCAGTATTGGGAAACACGTGGATCCAGGAGACGGGCTTACCTGGAACTTCATTAACATTGACATCAATTTATAATGAAAACATGAAATCTGACCAAAACTTCACTATGCTCGGGTTATTGCTATTGCTAAATGTTACTTTTAGGTGGGCTCCATTTACTAACATTAATGCAATGGTCAGTAACCCATGGCACCCAGTCAGCAATAACTTTACTCAGTGAAGTAAGTTACCAAAAGTTACTGCACTGGTGTAAACTGTATTAGTATTTGTTCATTTTGCTTTATTGAACTAATAAATTGCACCTGAGACATGAAAACTTGCCACAGTGCTCAGGGCATATGTAAATGAACATTATAATGTTCTTCCTAAAAATAGCTCCATAGTAATAAGCTTGCACTTACTTCTTCTGTTTGTAAAGTCAATTTCCATTCTTGGTGAATGTCCAACAGTGTTATAAACCCATAGAAAAGCACCAGTTGCTCCATTTGGCAGGTGAAAACTGCAGTTGAGAGCAGTTGTGTTGCACACCACATTGCCATTCCAGTCTGTATCTAGTCTGATACCCACAATGTACCAGGGGTTTTCAGAGTTGGCTTCCTCCTTCTTCAATGCCTAAGAAAGATCAGCACAAACAGCTCAAGTTTTATGATACTATTTTGAGCAATGGCAAAATGCCCAAATTTGCCTTCATTTGCCCACGCTAAAAATTGCACAGGCACTTTTATGCAATTCTCTCTTGTGCAGTGGTGTGTACTTTTCAGAATTTTGACAATATGTTTGGGTGTATGAAAATGCCCagaatctcctcatgtgccattgcctttaaacaaaacaatacaTAGGACTCTAAAGATAACAACTTTAGAAATAGATGTTATGCATCTTTCCTTGTTATGTGAGATGACTCTAATGGGCTGAGTAGTTCTATATGGGAAAGTAAAGAAGCTCAGGTACAAGTGTTCACTAGGGTGGCCACAAGTAAAACATGTTAGTATCACAAACTATGTTCAAATTAAATGAACATAGTACAGTATAATGTTGTAACTAGAATACTGATACACTCAACAgtgaaatgttattgtttgtcGTAATTCTAAAGTCATTTAAGAAATATCTGTATGTAATGAGATTTCCAGATCATGTAAATAACTGTACTCACAGTGCAGCCCAGCAGACTGCTTTTACCAGAAGTAATTTTTCAGATGATTTGGTAAgcaaaaaaggaacatttttaaataaattcctgTTTCATTTTATTCTAATGGTTTTAAGGAAATGTATCTTTAATTGGAGCTACAGTTTGTTCCATAACCATATTCAACCTAAGAGTGTGCAGACAACTATAAAAGGAGAACTGCACCCCAAATTTGTTTCacgtaatttaaaaaaatataattctaagcaatttttcattcCATCAGTGGTTTtatgtaatttgtaaatgtatttaaaagcaGTTACAGATGCTGTGCCAAATGCAGTTACATTTTAAATAACTCTGAAActatggaaagttgcttagaattacatttttctttcattcttGTACTTTGTGGGTGTTTTGGTTTCATTCATAACAGGAAATTGAGCAGGCTCAGGGGGTCAGGCTGGATCTTCATTGAATACACATGAATACACCCTGCCACACACCAACAATAATATAGATAACAGTGCAAGGTTAGCCAGCAATGTACCAACAATGGGTTCCTATGATGATTGCTATGACTGAGGACAAACCAAGCTGTACACACATTAACTGGTTAAAACCTTTTTTTGGGCCTACTAGGACATCTGCACAACAAATCACAATATTGTGGGGGTGAGGCatcttaattagtgatgagcgaattgacTGATAATTTGCGGCAGTTTTCATTGTGACACTACCTCGCCCATTTTGcgcgactgcacctattttgacgcatcCGTAGCTTTTtttgaaatacggaaattcgctgcaaatccatgcctgccgaaaacattcgctcatcactaagtggTTCATTTTCTCAGTTGGGTGTTGGCCTCTAATGGACTGGCAGCTTCAGAATGAATAACAACAGTTAATCATATGGACAGTCTGTAGGCTGAAAGCTAAATTTAGCTATCTTTGGTATGATAAGTGACTGGCATATAATATTTTAAGGGTTTTATATCCTTTTGGTTTGAGTTCAAGtaactcagatttttaaatgtaatgttgTTTCTGAAGCACAAATGAGATTGTTGCACCAAAACTATAGAGAACTGTTACTGTAATTCTTTGCAAGAGACAACACTTTAAagcagtttttacacagcaatatgtAACCAAACATTTTCCAGCAGTAGCAAAATATGGGCCTTATTCTATGCAGGACAAAAACTAGGCACAAAAGCATTAGCAAGTTTGTGCATATCAATCACTAGGTGGTTGCATCCAAACTGCCTTGCGCATAGGACCAATGCACCTGCTGCTCCAATGAATTAGATACTTGCCATTGGTGAATCATAAAGTACGGGTTTATAGGTGTGCTGAGAAAGTGTATGCAAGTGAAGGATATGAATGTGTGTGTTCCTTGGTGTTTCAAATGTAAATGCAGTGTAGTATCCACTTTCTGAAACAATTACTGAAGGAAATGGAAACAactgtttcatgttttatttactaTTTCTTTACTTTACCTTCCACAACAGCTGTATTTTTGTTGGGCCATCACTTTTAGCTTCTAAACTTCTCCACCAGGTCTTCACTTTACCAGTGGGagctaaaaaataaagcaaaacaattAATTACAGCTAGttatgagcgaatttgtcccattttgcttcgccaaaaattcacaaaaccccGGAAAAATTAACAAATCCAATTGGATATTGGATGCAGTACTCTTcctctacatttttattttcacctGCACTCCAGGGTGGTTGCCTTTTGTGAACAGTGTGGTTCTCTCTGTTTAATGCTTAGGACAGTTATGCAGGTGCTGTATTTTTCTCAAAGATTAATAAATAGTGGCCCTTTGCAGCAGGgtcgggccaagccgaccgggtgccctaggcaagggtcgggtctgggccatcggtgcccaccaggatttttcctggtgtcctggcggtccagtccgaccctagcCCTTTGAGATTTGTTTCAGTTTGAAAATATATAATGAACAGTGTATCATGATACTAAGTAAGGTGTACTAATTTGTGTCTTTAAATCTAATTAAAACAAACCTGATTCAGCTGTGAGCAAAGTTGTATCTGATCCCCATTCACTCCAGTATCCTTCTAGATATCTTCTAATGCAACGGATTTGAAAATGATATCTTGTAGTAGGGAAAAGGTTACAGTATTCCAGCACTTCATAATCTTCAGTCATGGGATGAGTCTGAGAAAACCCAGAGTCACATAACACATTTAGGAAGATTCCTCAAGTGACAAAGACTCTCCACCCTagatatattttgcattttagcACAGGAGTGTGGACTGCCACTTTCCAGAACTAGTCATATTGTAACCATGCTGCCTGTACAAGACAGTACCATGACTGCAGTATagacacaaaacaaaaatgtcaggCATATGCTTGGGTTATGCTAAGATCAGAATGCAGTTTATGCCTTCTTTCAAGATGAAATTCACAAAATATTTGAAAAGTGACTTACCTCTGTCCATTGGCTCTCTTCTACTTTTCTGTAGCGCAATTGATACCATTGGTCAATATAACTTCCTGTTTCTGACTTTTTCACCAGAATCCTGACACATTGCGGGCGAGACAGGACTGGTGCTGCTTCCTTGATGACTGGAGGGTCCAACTTTactaaaaaagaaacacattcaaaacgtttaataaaaatgttttattgttctCACACAAAGCTATTGTGCCAAACTATTTTGCtaaatcttaaagggatactgtcatgatttttatcgtttactttttacttctaaattagaTTGTTTTACATAGGAAATGtctccatttaaaattttattcttgaaccaacaaattttttttagttgtaatattggtgtgtaggcagccatcttagtgcattgtgcctgagtgtgagctttcagaaggaaccagtgctacacattagaactgctttcaggtaacctattgtttctccaactcccatgtaactgaaggagtctcaagccggacttggatttcgtactattgagtgctattctgatatctactgggagctgctatcttgctcccttcccattgttctactgatcgccTGCTGGGAGGCGGGGAGGtgtgatataactccaacttgcagctcagcagtaaagtgtgactgaagtttatcagagcacaggtcacatggctgtggcaccctgggaaatgaagaatatggctagccccatgttatattttaaaattaaatataaaaaaatctgtgtttttgaaaaacagattttaatgcaggattctgctgaagaagctccattaactcatgtgttttgaaaaaaagatgtttccaatgatagtgttcctttaagatattGTAACAATGCGGGATCCACATCATGCACTTTCTTCAGTTTTAAGGCAGTTTTAGCTTTCTGTGTCCCGCTTATAGACAGATTCCTAGCATTCTAatcacattttaatatttttccatGGGAGAAGCTTCCTGTGGAAAGTCTACCCCAATAGTTGAGCCACCACACACTCTTCTAAACACTCCAGCTTCCAGGACCCAACAGCAAGCTTCTCTGAACAGAGAAAATATATTCCTTGATTAGTAACATCTTCCCTGGAGTTTAGAATTCCCATTATggagaaaataaaggcaaaactCACCTTTTGACATATTATTTTAGTCATTTGTTTTTCAGTGTATATTGGAACAGTTatacagttttatttaaaaactgcCATAGTAGCCAGTAGCAAAGTAGTCAGCTTAAAAATTAAAGAATATGCCACAGTGTTCTGTAGAATGATGTATCATTACTGCCTATGTACATGTATTTACTAAATATGTTATAGCTATTTGTATATactcacaaaaatatatatttctgtccCAATTAATGTATTTGTGTGACTAATTTCAGAATGGGCAAAATATAGTATACTTTAATCAAAGATGTTTCTTTCCATTATtctagaccagtaaatgctgactGTTTATTGGCCATGATGGGTTATTCAATTAGAGCAaactttgcctttattattaattaCACCCATAAGTAGAAGTAGAACATCCAGGGGGAAAATGGTCCACTCactaaaaatgaatacatatttttCGGCTTGATAAAAGACAGGGACAATTAATGTAACTTAGGGGGGGCAGTTTTTTTACTTATAGCTGCTAAAGAAATACAGCACCCATGAAACTTTAGCTGCTTTTACATCATACAGACTTATCGGGGTAATGTAATCACTTGATATACTAAGCCACAACAACTAACTTCAAAACAGAAGACGAGTAAAACTGCCCACTGATTTTTGCTATTGGGTACTAGACCTGGTGGAAATTTTGCATCCCTGAGTAGAGAGGATGTTACCTTGGTTCATTGGCGTGAGACAGAGATAGGATGAATTGGCAGATCCCAACTCATTTTGGACTGTAATCCAAACTGCATGTTTCTTGTAGAGATGGTATTGATGACGAGTTATGGTGCATGATGTCTCACCAGGTTGGGGGACACAATGGTAGTTTCCCCCCACAAATGGTTCACAATATTCGTTAGtcctaaaatgtaaattaaatggtCTGTGTATGTTTTACAAGACAAAATAGTCACAGTGCtcttaattttaacattttatcatCCAGTATACTACAATATAttctttagttaaaaaaaactcagCTTTGGATTACACGCCCAGCATTTCTTTGGATTCTTCTGTACAATAAACAGTGTGTGGCTGTGCAGTTTGCATGGCTGTGAGTCTGAGAAGCATTCAATTTTGTATCATGTTTATTAGTGGACAGTATGGAAATCTGGAATGATGTTCCATACCAGTAGATGTGCAAACAGAATTAGCATGATTCTTTACCACTTATGTGTCTTCTAACCTACCAATACACTAATATGGACATAATACCAGAGCATGTGCTATTGCCATGTTTTCCCATAAGTGTTTATACTATGGAGATAGGCATAATGTAATGCAATAGTCTTTGCATAAGAACTAGTAACTAACTGTAACAAATTAAATCTTTGCATTAAAACTGGCGACTATTATATGCCTTTTTCTGAATGACTACTCCTGGTTCCTAAATCTGCCATAAAaaattgtaccttttattacatataatgaTGTGCAGATTAATGCTTTGCAATTATAAATTAATACTTACCTAGCAATGGATAGTGTGGCATTGGTCTTTATCAAGGGGTCACTCCCAAGCTGCCAGCTACATACTAGCCTTCCATCTGTGACGTTTAGTTGGCAGGTCAGATTGGTCGGTTTAGGTGGAGGATCTACAGTACATAGAAATAAGCAGTGTAGTAGGTGATGTAGATAAGATCACAGTTCAGAGCGCCAACTCACTGTGGTGAAATTACAATTTAGCCTACCATTGCAGGACAGAAATTTGCTTGCTATTTATCCATTGGGAAAGCTATAAAAAATGTtaacatactacaggtataggacctattatctagaatgctcaggacctgccatttaagtctagtaaaaaaaaaataatttatacataaaataaacccaataggattgttttgcctccaataaaaattaattacatcttgggatcaagtaccgttttatttttacagagaaaaagcaaaccagtttttaaaatttgaattgtttaattaaaatggagtttattgtagatggtcttcccataatgcagataacagatcctatacctgtataaagctggccatccattttcagattttagtcttcttccaacaacgTTTTGGATATTGATCGaatgtttaaatgaaacaacctaaaactaatattcagattgaaattgtaggtaGTACTAAAAATGACAacaattgtacgaaagtgacaTCCCAGAGATACATTGTAGGTCCCTCAAGGATATCATCAGAAACACAATACATGCATAGATTTTATTGTTACCCAAACGAAATGTTCTAACTTGTCCCATCAACTAAATGACCAaccaccatggtacaaaaataatCGGGATGATactttggagcccacacacggccCAAAGatctgcatgtatggccagcttaaggctgcaTATATCTTAAAAGAAAGCAGGATAAATTTATATTCCTATGGCTGTTGTTGGTCTTGAACTGAACACTAGCAGCTGAAACTgatatgcctgcagctttctCTCTGTTCTGTTcagttttttttgtataaaagaaaCTTActaaataaatggtaaaaaaatatgcaatacAATACTCACAGCCTGCATTGATTTCCACTCTGTCCATTAGCTGCAGGCCTTGATCCATCTTAAAGTAGCAAGACAGTGCTGCAGAAGTCTTGTTGAAACTTCTGAAGTAAATTGAAGATCCATTTTGCTGAACATCGCTGTAATCTTTACTTGGGGTAAATGCTCGGTCTAGTTTCCAAATGAC
This sequence is a window from Xenopus tropicalis strain Nigerian chromosome 2, UCB_Xtro_10.0, whole genome shotgun sequence. Protein-coding genes within it:
- the csf3r gene encoding granulocyte colony-stimulating factor receptor is translated as MWRKWGTMLGQILLLLMSGGVTAKTCGVISIDSHTVQLGSPLSASCAVGKQFCPDVNQDVQVIWKLDRAFTPSKDYSDVQQNGSSIYFRSFNKTSAALSCYFKMDQGLQLMDRVEINAGYPPPKPTNLTCQLNVTDGRLVCSWQLGSDPLIKTNATLSIARTNEYCEPFVGGNYHCVPQPGETSCTITRHQYHLYKKHAVWITVQNELGSANSSYLCLTPMNQVKLDPPVIKEAAPVLSRPQCVRILVKKSETGSYIDQWYQLRYRKVEESQWTETHPMTEDYEVLEYCNLFPTTRYHFQIRCIRRYLEGYWSEWGSDTTLLTAESAPTGKVKTWWRSLEAKSDGPTKIQLLWKALKKEEANSENPWYIVGIRLDTDWNGNVVCNTTALNCSFHLPNGATGAFLWVYNTVGHSPRMEIDFTNRRIPGKPVSWIHVFPNTDHSLAVKWKLQAMAKSYVLEWRKSSQHPESDFNWKTETEGSSMSILQDIEPFQQYTVWVYPVYENQVGSPVQVNAYSRQGAPEFAPKLTVLDVAKSAAYLSWESIPLEKRHGFITNYTIFWTDSNRQTLSATLNSSLTRFVIKNLQPLAMYTVQISCSTAEGSVNGSVLMINTTLLDEMEIHILILVLCLLFATLIGSFFFCLGKQERVKNTFWPIVPDPANSSMGKWSPVLNESPKMSFNIKEINQMITSDLTILERWPEKKPPTTDSTKCTPVSMKHKPHCRNEDTEEHRPYINVADTVQYAKVITGGYLGQSPTSTSHLRSNSTQPLLSDTSPSPQTYENMWFHSNSQEDSIFLVEDENLSNFPLLQALKIQEDGEIFSFYD